From Penicillium psychrofluorescens genome assembly, chromosome: 1, one genomic window encodes:
- a CDS encoding uncharacterized protein (ID:PFLUO_001322-T1.cds;~source:funannotate): protein MAADGPRPGFLGNLSQDQETKLQQLWRVVLKATEPAGDSAPAADAADATSPTEPPQRRLSRLSRTQSNLSEKNSPATQSAYQQRVLAVLKEFGIQNAETKAIQKSLSAITPTELRQGVLDVLKHDHPDSMLLRFLRARKWDIPKSFAMMMDATVWRVKEMHVDDDVMAKGELHALKQSENTSNPSEKKAGNDFISQLRMGKSYVHGHDKLGRPIVVIRVRIHKPGAQSEEALERYIVHVIESVRLTLSPPVETACVLFDMTGFGLGNMEYPPVKFILKCFEANYPESLGILLIHNAPWIFSGIWKIIRGWMDPDIAAKVDFTNNVNDLTKHIERDQIVKEVGGNEDWEYKYIEPSLEENDKMKDTTTRDALMSERQQIGEEFLTATSAWAEAAKSKDVDEVKNSASQRAFLAERLRVNHWKLDPYTRARSCLDREGVIQPGGKVDYYLKGDAKEANGEANGAAGTGSTTEGESKNLKVEHLESVNGNATETPAS from the exons ATGGCCGCCGACGGACCGCGCCCAGGGTTCCTGGGCAATTTGTCGCAGGACCAAGAAACAAAGCTGCAGCAGCTCTGGAGGGTTGTGCTCAAGGCTACTGAGCCCGCGGGCGACAGCGCCCCAGCGGCCGACGCGGCGGATGCCACCAGCCCGACCGAGCCTCCGCAGCGACGGCTCTCGCGGCTCAGTCGCACCCAAAGCAACCTTTCCGAGAAGAACAGCCCGGCCACCCAGTCTGCATACCAGCAACGGGTCCTGGCGGTTCTGAAGGAATTCGGCATTCAGAACGCTGAAACCAAAGCCATCCAAAAGTCCCTCTCGGCGATAACGCCCACAGAGCTGCGACAAGGAGTGCTTGATGTACTCAAGCATGACCATCCAGATTCGATGCTCCTCCGATTCCTTCGGGCTCGTAAATGGGACATTCCCAAGTCGTTtgccatgatgatggatgcAACCGTGTGGCGTGTCAAGGAGATGCacgtcgacgatgatgtGATGGCCAAGGGTGAACTCCACGCTCTCAAGCAGTCCGAGAACACATCCAATCccagcgagaagaaggcgggcAACGACTTTATTTCCCAATTGCGTATGGGCAAATCCTACGTGCATGGTCACGATAAACTCGGTCGACCGATCGTTGTGATCAGAGTCCGTATTCACAAGCCTGGTGCGCAGTCCGAGGAAGCCCTTGAGCGTTATATTGTCCATGTCATCGAGTCCGTGCGACTGACACTGTCTCCTCCGGTCGAGACCGCG TGCGTTCTCTTCGATATGACTGGGTTCGGCTTGGGGAACATG GAATACCCACCGGTAAAATTCATTCTGAAGTGCTTTGAGGCCAACTACCCTGAATCTCTGGGAATCTTGCTCATCCACAACGCACCGTGGATCTTCTCAG GTATCTGGAAAATTATtcgaggatggatggatccCGACATCGCAGCCAAGGTCGATTTCACGAACAATGTGAACGATCTGACCAAGCACATTGAACGAGACCAGATTGTCAAGGAAGTTGGCGGCAACGAAGATTGGGAATACAAATACATCGAGCCCAGTCTGGAGGAAAACGACAAGATGAAGGATACTACCACTCGTGATGCTCTGATGTCCGAACGGCAACAGATTGGGGAAGAGTTCCTTACCGCAACTTCCGCGTGGGCGGAGGCGGCCAAATCCAAGGATGTGGACGAAGTTAAGAACTCTGCGAGCCAGAGAGCTTTCCTAGCAGAGCGTCTACGCGTCAACCACTGGAAGTTGGATCCTTACACTCGAGCTCGCTCCTGCTTGGACCGCGAGGGAGTCATCCAACCAGGTGGAAAAGTTGACTACTACCTCAAGGGAGAcgccaaagaagccaacGGAGAGGCCAACGGAGCGGCCGGTACAGGAAGCACCACCGAAGGCGAGAGCAAAAACTTGAAAGTGGAACATCTAGAAAGCGTCAATGGAAATGCGACGGAGACCCCTGCTTCTTAG
- a CDS encoding uncharacterized protein (ID:PFLUO_001321-T1.cds;~source:funannotate) — protein sequence MSHARAINVRKSESNLCAVNGRQLVHNDSSIWPWQTYRSSDITPPYLQINRSSEELAPGLLFIGPENDATQAGVKQVAPFILTDESELVWGGPEGDSSNFRQQFWGDKSVITFWVGTGKAAYGADVGRGWGEVLILDESYRQIKSVCLQLNLTLPEGTTTDCDADVHESFITDDNTILLTAYNVSRADLSSLGGPSDGWVYDSIAVEVDLETNEVVFSWSPLAHLSVNATHIPYAGSNSTSPFDWFHMNSIQKYGDYYLINSRHVWQTYLVNRQGDIIWYIDGHDGGDFGGLPENGQFSWQHMARIHNISSTQALLSYFANDLNTANGTVPSKGLTLRLTLPPSSVHPPEVITDFWDYENPVSSAAEGAFFPLANGNTLMGYGDQPYIKEYGPSGKLLWSAQFADYNLGQSYRAYKQEWHATPSTQPSLVVTSISVEDDLHECAGPSSKLRGYVSWNGATDVTLYEVYAGADIKSLQSLGKIERKGFETKFSLPVGSHVVQVAAVKDGEAKKSEVIHV from the exons ATGTCTCATGCTCGAGCTATAAATGTAAGGAAAAGCGAGTCTAATCTTTGCGCTGTGAACGGTCGGCAGCTCGTCCACAATGATAGCAGTATCTGGCCTTGGCAAACTTATCGGTCATCCGACATCACGCCGCCATATCTCCAGATCAATCGCAGCAGTGAAGAACTAGCACCTGGTCTGCTCTTCATTGGCCCGGAGAATGACGCTACTCAGGCTGGGGTCAAGCAGGTAGCTCCCTTCATTCTGACCGACGAGAGTGAGCTAGTATGGGGTGGCCCAGAGGGCGACTCGTCCAACTTCCGACAGCAATTCTGGGGTGACAAATCCGTGATCACTTTCTGGGTTGGCACTGGAAAGGCTGCATATGGCGCTGATGTTGGTCGAGGCTGGGGTGAGGTGCTGATTCTGGATGAAAGCTATCGTCAGATCAAATCGGTGTGTTTGCAGCTAAATTTGACATTGCCGGAAGGAACAACAACCGACTGTGATGCCGATGTCCACGAGTCATTTATCACGGACGATAACACTATCCTGTTGACAGCATACAATGTCAGTCGAGCCGATTTGTCCTCGTTGGGAGGTCCAAGCGACGGATGGGTCTACGACTCGATCGCAGTCGAGGTTGACTTGGAAACAAATGAGGTGGTATTCAGCTGGAGCCCCCTGGCGCATCTATCTGTGAACGCGACCCATATACCGTATGCCGGCTCCAACTCGACTTCGCCCTTTGACTGGTTTCATATGAACTCAATCCAGAAGTACGGAGATTACTATCTCATTAATTCGCGACATGTGTGGCAAACTTATCTGGTGAATCGTCAGGGGGACATTATATGGTATATagatggccatgatggcggaGATTTTGGGGGTCTGCCTGAAAATGGTCAATTT TCATGGCAACATATGGCGCGGATCCACAATATTTCTTCCACGCAGGCCCTACTGAGCTACTTTGCCAACGATCTTAACACGGCTAATGGCACTGTCCCCTCCAAAGGCCTGACTTTACGCTTAACACTCCCACCGAGTTCTGTCCACCCACCCGAGGTCATCACAGACTTCTGGGATTATGAAAACCCAGTCTCATCGGCTGCTGAAGGGGCTTTTTTTCCGCTTGCAAACGGAAACACCCTCATGGGATATGGCGACCAGCCGTATATCAAAGAATACGGACCTTCAGGAAAGCTGCTCTGGTCAGCGCAGTTTGCGGATTACAACCTCGGGCAGAGCTATCGAGCGTACAAGCAGGAGTGGCATGCAACGCCAAGCACCCAGCCGAGTTTGGTAGTTACAAGCATCTCTGTGGAAGATGACCTCCATGAGTGTGCTGGTCCATCCTCCAAGCTGCGTGGGTATGTGAGTTGGAATGGGGCGACCGATGTCACTCTGTACGAGGTTTATGCAGGGGCAGATATCAAGAGCCTTCAATCTCTAGGAAAAATTGAGAGGAAAGGGTTTGAGACGAAATTCTCGTTGCCTGTCGGATCACATGTGGTGCAGGTGGCCGCGGTTAAAGACGGTGAGGCCAAAAAGTCAGAGGTCATTCATGTATGA
- a CDS encoding uncharacterized protein (ID:PFLUO_001323-T1.cds;~source:funannotate) has product MYGEAIIWCWITTEWDFMRVIFLYGIVWIAIALAFVIYGMTIKVIYDQREHLDGYLNPLNENPFANVTTEVKITHEERPIVDDAGPQGVSDTVAAEQDVYAVQVEAEPTRPQNAHHIPEALRLREITRQAAERAQNQEAWIYARVAFLFFLVLLITWF; this is encoded by the exons ATGTATGGTGAGGCTATTATTTGGTGCTGGATTACCACCGAATGGGATTTTATGCGTGTGATCTTCCTTTATGGTATTGTCTG GATTGCCATCGCGCTTGCCTTTGTTATTTACGGAATGACGATCAAAGTTATTTATGATCAGCGAGAACACCTTGATGGGTATCTGAATCCCCTTAACGAAAACCCATTCGCCAATGTCACGACAGAAGTCAAGATTACACATGAAGAGCGCCCGATTGTTGACGATGCCGGTCCTCAGGGAGTTTCAGACACTGTTGCCGCCGAACAAGATGTATATGCTGTGCAGGTAGAGGCGGAGCCAACGAGACCTCAAAATGCCCACCACATCCCGGAAGCGCTTCGATTGCGCGAAATCACCCGGCAGGCAGCCGAGCGTGCGCAAAACCAGGAAGCATGGATCTACGCTCGTGTTGCCTTCCTATTCTTCCTAGTCCTTCTCATCACATGG TTTTAA